A genomic window from Fibrobacterota bacterium includes:
- a CDS encoding energy transducer TonB produces MIHHWKVVLIKENRVTREWGSWSTSLKIGAHPKSDVVMPPPFPEKLVMIDGSGAWACLQEDGTVRNGVSGNRDETYRFTWGNHVIEVIEDTPLRSTLWDKARSRMHLALKMGWREPGEGQGRVRAAAMAIFLLVGVLAMVGMVVLGSKPRPKDDNLPDVILELVQEKPPEEEKKEEPEVKEDAGGASDQKPTNPNEGGSTETRTVAWPPSSPSSVMKESVMDKLMTASDGLMGEDVDPNEANMIDVILAGGGGSMKKGERGGHGAGGDGDRMGGVGGIGLGTGGRAGFGTGNGGTRQGKMALGAGGNGSGVATRGRVSPPKPSDVELGGEAGSRSPESILRVIRQHIGGFRYTYEKYLRDNPNLGGKISLKFTIAPSGDIIQITIVSSNTGNGTLDDEIKDKARRMKFDQIEKGNVTVTYAFVLDKQ; encoded by the coding sequence ATGATCCACCACTGGAAAGTCGTGCTCATCAAGGAAAACCGTGTTACCCGCGAATGGGGTAGCTGGTCGACCAGCCTTAAAATTGGCGCACATCCCAAGAGCGACGTCGTCATGCCGCCTCCCTTCCCGGAGAAGCTGGTCATGATCGACGGCTCTGGAGCTTGGGCTTGCCTGCAGGAAGATGGAACCGTCCGCAATGGCGTTTCTGGAAACCGCGACGAGACCTACCGCTTCACCTGGGGGAACCATGTCATCGAGGTGATCGAAGATACTCCTCTTCGGTCCACCCTTTGGGACAAGGCTCGCAGCCGCATGCACCTGGCTCTGAAAATGGGCTGGCGCGAGCCAGGCGAAGGTCAGGGTCGTGTTCGCGCGGCAGCAATGGCCATTTTCCTGCTTGTCGGCGTGCTGGCCATGGTCGGCATGGTGGTCTTGGGCTCCAAGCCCCGTCCAAAGGACGACAATCTTCCCGATGTGATCCTGGAACTCGTCCAGGAGAAGCCACCGGAAGAAGAAAAGAAGGAAGAGCCAGAGGTCAAGGAAGATGCCGGTGGCGCTTCCGACCAGAAGCCAACCAATCCCAACGAGGGCGGATCAACCGAAACTCGTACCGTGGCTTGGCCTCCTTCCTCGCCGTCCTCCGTGATGAAGGAATCGGTCATGGACAAGCTCATGACGGCCTCCGACGGCCTCATGGGTGAGGATGTGGATCCAAACGAAGCCAACATGATCGACGTGATCTTGGCAGGTGGCGGCGGCTCCATGAAGAAGGGAGAGCGTGGCGGTCACGGTGCAGGTGGTGACGGCGACCGCATGGGCGGCGTTGGTGGCATCGGCCTCGGAACGGGCGGCCGTGCTGGCTTTGGTACGGGCAATGGTGGCACCCGTCAAGGCAAGATGGCCTTGGGTGCTGGCGGAAACGGCAGTGGTGTGGCGACACGTGGACGTGTTTCCCCTCCCAAGCCTTCCGACGTGGAACTGGGCGGCGAAGCCGGTTCGCGTTCTCCCGAGTCCATTCTCCGTGTGATCCGTCAGCACATCGGTGGCTTCCGGTACACTTACGAGAAGTACCTGCGCGACAATCCGAATCTGGGCGGAAAAATCTCGCTCAAGTTCACCATCGCGCCTTCCGGCGACATCATCCAGATCACCATCGTCTCTTCCAACACCGGCAACGGGACGTTGGATGACGAGATCAAGGACAAGGCCCGCCGCATGAAGTTCGACCAGATCGAAAAGGGCAATGTGACCGTCACTTACGCATTCGTCCTGGACAAGCAGTAA
- the mrdA gene encoding penicillin-binding protein 2 — protein MIGATGQAEQIERNQRTWAMIAVLVVLFLGLVVRLFQLQIVEGESLLRQSEANRLREDPVQAPRGLLLDREGRPLVQNRPSRNMVIDPAVVRGREKELVRLLLRFEDTDGSALFDSAFLVRLFRQARLTPSQRPVLLEDASPSEIALFAENQYRLPGILQEVAMRREYPYGALAGHMLGYIGEIPEERLDSLKLEDYRMGDLIGQMGLEQQYENDLRGKDGIRWIEVDAKGRIVGTPEDMPNKDPIPGRHVRTTIDLDLQKIAEFVLPDSMKGAVVALDPRSGEILAMCSSPRIDPNIFALPGRRRAREWAKLALDSRRPLNNRAIQGTYEPGSTFKIVTSLAGLVSGEVGPHHHFPAACRGGYHFGARYQRCWQEKAPYHGSLAMTGALTQSCDVYYYQLGLQVDMPWINKVGASLGLGSKTGIDLPNEKSGLLVDSAIHERRNKRLGWKWARGLILNLAIGQGELVTPLQLATMVGGVADGHNVMRPHLMQAILEPSDGKTVRVHQADTLSRLDWTPQTIQAIHGAMDSVINGMRGTGRSARLKGIRVGGKTGSAENPHGEKTHALFVAAAPMDAPEIAIGVIVENAGHGGSVAGPIAGALLKTYFKKTGRLDPSDSLDRRRWIPQVEGAGD, from the coding sequence ATGATCGGAGCGACCGGGCAAGCCGAACAGATCGAGCGAAACCAGCGGACTTGGGCCATGATCGCGGTCCTGGTCGTGCTGTTCCTCGGTCTGGTCGTGCGTCTTTTCCAGTTGCAGATCGTGGAAGGCGAGTCGTTGCTGCGGCAATCCGAAGCAAATCGATTGCGGGAAGATCCCGTCCAAGCGCCTCGGGGATTGCTGCTGGATCGCGAAGGCAGACCGCTGGTTCAAAACCGTCCCTCGCGAAACATGGTGATCGATCCCGCCGTGGTGCGTGGTCGCGAAAAGGAACTGGTGAGATTGTTGCTCAGGTTCGAGGATACGGATGGATCGGCGTTGTTCGATTCCGCATTCCTGGTTCGTTTGTTCCGGCAGGCTCGTCTCACCCCTTCGCAGCGCCCCGTGCTTCTGGAAGACGCATCCCCTTCGGAAATCGCGCTGTTCGCCGAAAACCAGTACCGTTTGCCTGGCATCCTGCAGGAAGTCGCCATGCGCCGCGAGTATCCGTACGGTGCGCTCGCCGGCCATATGTTGGGGTACATCGGTGAAATTCCCGAGGAGAGATTGGATTCGCTCAAGTTGGAAGATTACCGCATGGGCGACCTGATCGGGCAGATGGGCTTGGAACAGCAATACGAGAACGACCTCCGGGGCAAGGACGGCATCCGATGGATCGAGGTGGATGCCAAAGGCCGGATCGTGGGGACTCCCGAAGACATGCCCAACAAGGATCCGATTCCCGGCAGGCACGTGCGGACGACCATCGATCTCGATTTGCAGAAGATCGCAGAATTTGTCCTGCCGGACAGCATGAAGGGGGCCGTCGTCGCCTTGGATCCTCGGTCGGGGGAAATCCTGGCGATGTGCAGCTCGCCGCGCATCGATCCGAACATCTTCGCGCTGCCCGGTCGCAGACGCGCTCGCGAATGGGCCAAACTTGCCCTGGATTCCAGGCGCCCTCTGAACAATCGCGCCATCCAAGGAACCTACGAACCCGGATCCACCTTCAAGATCGTGACCTCCCTGGCTGGCCTGGTGTCCGGGGAAGTCGGGCCCCATCACCACTTTCCGGCCGCATGCCGTGGTGGTTATCACTTCGGCGCCCGTTACCAAAGGTGTTGGCAGGAGAAGGCTCCGTATCATGGGAGCCTGGCCATGACCGGAGCCCTCACCCAATCCTGCGATGTCTATTACTACCAGTTGGGTCTGCAGGTGGATATGCCTTGGATCAACAAGGTGGGAGCGTCCTTGGGGTTGGGTTCCAAAACCGGAATCGATCTGCCCAACGAAAAGTCCGGACTTCTGGTGGATTCGGCGATCCACGAGCGACGCAACAAACGTCTGGGGTGGAAATGGGCTCGTGGACTGATCCTCAACCTGGCCATCGGCCAAGGTGAGCTGGTCACGCCTCTGCAGTTGGCCACCATGGTCGGAGGAGTTGCCGATGGCCACAATGTCATGCGCCCGCATCTGATGCAGGCCATTTTGGAACCATCCGATGGAAAAACGGTCCGTGTCCATCAGGCGGACACGTTGAGCCGTTTGGATTGGACCCCACAGACGATCCAGGCCATCCACGGGGCGATGGACAGTGTGATCAATGGCATGCGCGGAACGGGGCGTTCGGCCCGGCTCAAAGGCATCCGGGTGGGCGGAAAGACAGGATCTGCGGAAAACCCTCATGGAGAGAAGACCCACGCCCTGTTCGTGGCAGCGGCTCCCATGGACGCACCGGAAATCGCCATCGGGGTGATCGTGGAAAATGCGGGACACGGTGGATCGGTTGCGGGCCCGATCGCCGGGGCTCTTTTGAAGACCTATTTCAAGAAGACGGGGCGGTTGGATCCGTCCGACAGCCTGGATCGGCGCCGATGGATTCCCCAGGTGGAAGGAGCGGGCGATTGA
- a CDS encoding rod shape-determining protein: MGLFSLFSNDVGIDLGTANTLVHVQGRGVVIDEPSVVAVDRRTGRVQAFGTEAKRMLGRTPGEILAIRPMKDGVIADFDLVREMIKHFIDKLHSHSTLWRGVFGRPRVVIGVPSGITEVERRAVIESAQLAGAREVYLVFEPMAAAIGMGIPVEEPSGNMIIDIGGGTSEIAVIALYGIVCDTSVRIGGDEMDEAIVNYLKKNYNLLVGLSTAEQIKIQIGSAFPLPQELSMEVKGRDVAAGIPRTMRITSTEIRESLEECVSAIVQAVKSALEQTPPELSADILDKGIVMTGGGSQLRNLDERIRQETNLPVNVIDNPLQCVCVGTAKIVENLDHYRKVLINSTR; this comes from the coding sequence ATGGGTCTCTTCTCCCTCTTCTCCAACGACGTCGGGATCGATCTCGGGACCGCGAACACCCTGGTGCACGTCCAAGGCCGAGGAGTCGTCATCGACGAACCTTCGGTCGTGGCTGTGGACCGCCGTACAGGGCGTGTTCAGGCTTTCGGGACCGAAGCGAAGCGTATGCTGGGCCGGACACCCGGTGAAATTCTCGCGATCCGCCCCATGAAAGATGGGGTGATCGCCGATTTCGATCTGGTTCGCGAAATGATCAAACATTTCATCGACAAACTCCACAGCCACAGCACGCTTTGGCGTGGTGTTTTCGGTCGGCCAAGAGTTGTCATCGGTGTCCCTTCCGGCATCACGGAAGTGGAACGTCGGGCCGTCATCGAATCCGCCCAGTTGGCTGGCGCTCGCGAAGTCTACCTGGTGTTCGAACCCATGGCCGCAGCCATCGGGATGGGGATTCCCGTCGAAGAACCGTCTGGCAACATGATCATCGACATCGGTGGCGGAACCTCTGAAATCGCCGTGATCGCCTTGTACGGAATCGTTTGCGACACGTCGGTGCGCATCGGCGGCGACGAGATGGACGAAGCCATCGTCAATTACCTCAAGAAGAACTACAACCTTCTCGTCGGCCTTTCGACCGCCGAACAGATCAAGATCCAGATTGGCTCCGCATTCCCCCTGCCACAGGAATTGTCCATGGAGGTCAAGGGACGCGACGTCGCGGCGGGCATTCCCCGGACCATGCGCATCACCTCCACGGAAATTCGGGAATCGCTGGAAGAATGCGTTTCGGCGATCGTGCAGGCGGTCAAATCCGCACTGGAACAAACCCCTCCCGAACTTTCCGCCGACATCCTCGACAAGGGGATCGTGATGACCGGAGGTGGCTCGCAGCTGCGGAACTTGGATGAGCGGATCCGGCAGGAGACGAATCTACCTGTCAACGTGATCGACAATCCTCTCCAGTGCGTGTGCGTTGGGACGGCAAAAATTGTCGAGAACCTCGATCACTACCGGAAGGTGCTGATCAACAGCACTCGCTGA
- the mreD gene encoding rod shape-determining protein MreD has translation MTLSDDSKREILRGLLVPLSLIAQATVSPLLSFYGVQPSLFLVVFVLFALRTGALPAVWMGFSCGMALDTYSIGTVGAFSVALTLVGFSIGQLHERRVHLGYPLRVSLLGMAALLHDVIWHLVSRHGLGHLPGFLLRVALPSTLYTMLVGAIVFALRPPKSTVRTW, from the coding sequence GTGACACTTTCCGATGACTCCAAACGAGAGATCCTGCGTGGATTGTTGGTCCCGCTATCGCTGATCGCCCAGGCGACCGTATCGCCACTGCTTTCATTCTACGGTGTCCAGCCTTCCCTGTTTTTGGTGGTTTTCGTGCTCTTCGCGTTGCGCACCGGCGCCCTCCCGGCGGTATGGATGGGGTTTTCCTGCGGCATGGCGTTGGACACGTATTCGATCGGCACCGTTGGTGCCTTTTCCGTGGCGTTGACCCTCGTGGGTTTTTCCATCGGTCAACTCCACGAGCGTCGTGTACATCTTGGATACCCGCTTCGCGTTTCCCTCCTGGGCATGGCCGCCTTGCTGCACGATGTGATCTGGCACCTTGTCAGCCGCCATGGACTAGGTCATTTGCCAGGCTTCCTTTTGCGGGTAGCCTTGCCTTCCACCCTGTACACCATGTTGGTGGGCGCGATCGTTTTTGCGTTGCGACCTCCCAAATCCACGGTGCGTACCTGGTGA
- a CDS encoding MotA/TolQ/ExbB proton channel family protein yields MHGLAEFYLAGGALMFITLAVGLLGMAIVVDRAWRYFGDYSMDVKVFMKKVRALLVEDRVDDALRLCANQKKGLVPAVVKAAVERYGCDEALVKQNVEAAYLSVVPKISVRLGYLSLIANVAVLMGLVGTVWGMISMFKGLGNVDAATKQTVMAQGISHALHNTFQGLFIAVICMMFHSWLAAKAALLIEEIDHASSEALDWVNLKAFGKLHENAK; encoded by the coding sequence ATGCACGGATTGGCTGAATTCTATCTCGCCGGTGGCGCACTCATGTTTATCACTCTCGCAGTCGGACTTCTCGGCATGGCGATTGTGGTGGATCGCGCCTGGCGTTATTTCGGAGACTACTCCATGGACGTCAAGGTGTTCATGAAGAAGGTCCGCGCGCTCCTCGTCGAAGACCGCGTCGACGACGCTCTTCGCCTTTGCGCCAACCAGAAGAAGGGCCTGGTTCCTGCCGTGGTCAAGGCCGCTGTCGAGCGTTACGGCTGCGACGAAGCCCTCGTCAAGCAGAACGTCGAAGCTGCCTACCTGTCGGTCGTCCCCAAGATCTCCGTTCGTCTGGGCTACCTCTCCCTCATCGCCAACGTCGCGGTGCTCATGGGACTGGTCGGCACCGTTTGGGGCATGATCTCCATGTTCAAGGGCCTCGGCAACGTCGACGCCGCCACCAAGCAGACCGTGATGGCGCAGGGTATCTCCCACGCTCTTCACAACACCTTCCAAGGGCTGTTCATCGCAGTTATCTGCATGATGTTCCACTCCTGGCTGGCTGCGAAGGCTGCCTTGTTGATCGAAGAAATCGACCATGCATCTTCCGAAGCTCTGGATTGGGTCAATCTCAAGGCATTCGGCAAGTTGCACGAGAACGCCAAGTAA
- a CDS encoding rod shape-determining protein MreC, giving the protein MILLRWLAGLAFRGRELVSLLVLVGFGLWISSQSAPIQNRFRIALTGSVLFPVQAIVSKVVFRRGLQVELDRLRKENVQLQQDKAALLQLGDFQTSLREFEGMRGNLRHPVVGARLVSRDPLRLGGLWIVDVGSDSGVTEGMAVLSSTGLVGRVLSSTNNHAKVQSLADPDCRVAVLSTRSMNPGILHSIDGSGVFVEFSVTSDIKPGDTLMTWGAGGIFPRGIPVGQVGTIRKTPANVLRNAAVAPFQDPWAVNAVFVLLRPPTLRVMSDSFLSTGPGKSELRQ; this is encoded by the coding sequence GTGATACTTCTTCGATGGCTCGCTGGATTGGCGTTTCGGGGAAGGGAACTTGTTTCGCTTCTCGTTCTCGTGGGCTTCGGGCTTTGGATATCGTCGCAGTCCGCGCCGATCCAGAATCGTTTCAGGATCGCTCTCACAGGCTCCGTGCTCTTCCCGGTGCAGGCCATCGTTTCGAAAGTGGTTTTCAGAAGAGGATTGCAAGTCGAATTGGATCGGCTTCGCAAGGAAAACGTGCAGTTGCAGCAGGACAAGGCCGCACTGTTGCAACTTGGGGATTTTCAAACCTCCCTTCGCGAATTCGAAGGCATGCGAGGCAACCTCCGGCATCCAGTTGTCGGTGCACGATTGGTCAGTCGTGATCCTCTCCGTTTGGGTGGGCTCTGGATCGTGGACGTCGGTTCCGATTCCGGCGTGACGGAAGGGATGGCTGTTTTGAGCTCCACTGGGCTTGTGGGACGGGTGCTTTCTTCCACGAACAACCATGCCAAGGTGCAATCGCTCGCCGACCCGGATTGCCGTGTCGCGGTGCTCTCCACCAGGAGCATGAATCCTGGAATCCTGCACAGCATCGACGGGAGCGGAGTGTTCGTGGAATTCAGCGTCACCTCGGATATCAAGCCGGGCGACACCTTGATGACTTGGGGAGCTGGAGGGATTTTTCCACGAGGGATCCCGGTGGGTCAAGTCGGCACGATCCGCAAGACGCCAGCGAATGTTCTCCGGAATGCCGCAGTGGCTCCCTTCCAGGATCCATGGGCGGTCAATGCCGTTTTTGTTCTGCTTCGGCCTCCGACACTTCGGGTCATGTCGGATTCGTTTCTCTCCACCGGACCAGGGAAATCGGAGTTGCGTCAGTGA
- a CDS encoding biopolymer transporter ExbD → MGKKKFNVEADFDEALNLTPFLDVMIVLIPFLMLTASFFTIVVLEAKLPTPIPPNIMVDVKIPPPFDLVVMVPKDSIKIYVNNKDPLGPPQFALDCKDRVDSSSYSDEQIAKFHNILVDIKKKFPTEERLALDPIPSLPLEKLVQIIDQSKSFIATDPAVAENPQFKNLRLFPGLAMKGVYVP, encoded by the coding sequence ATGGGCAAGAAAAAGTTCAATGTTGAAGCCGATTTTGATGAGGCGTTGAATCTAACGCCCTTCTTGGATGTGATGATCGTTTTGATTCCCTTCTTGATGCTGACGGCGAGCTTCTTCACCATCGTCGTCTTGGAAGCGAAACTACCCACTCCCATCCCACCGAATATCATGGTTGATGTGAAGATCCCTCCTCCGTTCGATCTCGTGGTGATGGTGCCGAAGGATTCGATCAAGATTTACGTGAACAATAAAGATCCTCTCGGCCCCCCGCAGTTCGCATTGGACTGCAAAGACCGAGTTGATTCTTCGAGCTATAGCGATGAACAAATTGCCAAGTTTCACAACATCCTAGTCGATATCAAGAAGAAGTTCCCTACTGAGGAGCGTTTGGCGCTGGATCCGATTCCGTCATTGCCCTTGGAAAAGCTTGTTCAGATCATCGACCAATCAAAAAGTTTCATTGCCACGGACCCTGCGGTTGCAGAGAATCCACAGTTTAAAAACCTGCGATTGTTCCCTGGACTTGCGATGAAGGGAGTGTACGTTCCATGA
- a CDS encoding biopolymer transporter ExbD: protein MSAGSGPQIKASKFGRGGGGGQKEVHLNLTPMIDMMTILVVYLVMSFSADPATLANSADIELSRVMITSEKPQEVSVISVSKNELLLDGRVICPVIINPKDGYPDFPDSVWSGFFIEPLKAALDKVKENGEAIARINPSRPFRGEILLHADRRLPFATLKPVMRSAGNAGFRQIKIAAKGMN from the coding sequence ATGAGCGCTGGTAGCGGACCACAAATCAAAGCAAGTAAGTTCGGTCGTGGTGGAGGTGGAGGTCAAAAAGAAGTCCACCTGAACCTGACCCCCATGATCGACATGATGACGATCTTGGTGGTGTACCTGGTCATGAGCTTCTCTGCGGATCCTGCCACCTTGGCAAACTCTGCGGACATCGAGCTTTCGCGGGTGATGATCACTTCCGAAAAGCCTCAAGAAGTCTCTGTGATCTCGGTCTCCAAGAACGAACTCCTCCTCGACGGAAGAGTCATCTGCCCCGTGATCATCAATCCCAAGGATGGATATCCGGACTTCCCAGACAGCGTTTGGTCAGGTTTCTTCATCGAGCCGCTGAAGGCAGCTTTGGACAAGGTGAAGGAAAATGGCGAAGCGATTGCTAGAATTAACCCCAGCAGGCCTTTCCGTGGAGAAATCCTTCTCCATGCGGATCGTCGCCTCCCGTTTGCAACGCTCAAGCCTGTGATGCGTTCTGCGGGTAATGCTGGTTTCCGTCAGATCAAGATTGCCGCCAAGGGCATGAACTGA